The nucleotide sequence GAACGAGTTCATTGAGTTCCGTGACCCGGACGGTCTGATCGGCTTCCCGCTTGTCAATGAGGGGACGACCCAGCGGTTGCTGACCGGCGGTGACATCGATCCCGAGTCCCTGCAGCGCGGCAGAGATGGGGACCTGTGGGTCGGCGACGAGTTCGGGCCGTGGGTCCTGCACTTCGACGCCACCGGCAAGCTGCTCGATCCGCCCTTCGCGGCTCCGGGGGGCCTTCGGTCGCCCAACAACCCCCACCTCGGCGGGGCGGCGGCAACCCAGCCGAACAGCCGCGGCTTCGAGGCCATGGCCATCAGCCCGGACGGCAAGTACCTGTATCCGGCTCTGGAGGGCGCGACGGTAGCCGAGCTCGGTACCACGCGGCGCTACATCTTCGAGTTCAGCGTGCGCGACGAGGCCTTCACGGGGCGCGTCTGGCTGTACCAGACCGAGCAGCCCGGATACTTCGTCTCTGACATGGCTGCCCTCGACCGGCACCACCTCGTGGTGATCGAGCGTGACGGTGGTCTCGGACTGAACGCGCTGTTCCGCACGGTGTACGCCGTCAACCTCGCCGATGCCGATGCCGATGCCGGCGGGTCTCTGGTGAAGACGGAGGCTGTCGACCTGACGGCCGTGCCCGACCCGGACCTGCTTTCCCTGCCCCCAGTCCACGACGGCGACGTGGGACTCGGCAACCCGTACCGCGTGACGTGCGAGTCGATCGAGGCCATCCATCAG is from Micromonospora terminaliae and encodes:
- a CDS encoding esterase-like activity of phytase family protein; this encodes MIKRLSTLAAAVLAAAVATPSIGAHADGRGSAQPTLLGRAVLPVETYAPGPPSGTLLPPGTVNGITFPLPAQPVEGFSAIVDGRHPGEYLAMPDNGFGGKANSTDFLIRAYYIRPDLRTAKGGSGEVEVDLNEFIEFRDPDGLIGFPLVNEGTTQRLLTGGDIDPESLQRGRDGDLWVGDEFGPWVLHFDATGKLLDPPFAAPGGLRSPNNPHLGGAAATQPNSRGFEAMAISPDGKYLYPALEGATVAELGTTRRYIFEFSVRDEAFTGRVWLYQTEQPGYFVSDMAALDRHHLVVIERDGGLGLNALFRTVYAVNLADADADAGGSLVKTEAVDLTAVPDPDLLSLPPVHDGDVGLGNPYRVTCESIEAIHQIAGNQLLLGCDNNFPNVGRNPGRADDSEFIVVKLPGLRGE